In the Muricauda sp. MAR_2010_75 genome, one interval contains:
- a CDS encoding DUF1572 family protein: MTIAALQSLFKRDLEKLKNEVELYTSEENLWRIDKSITNSAGNLCLHIIGNLNAFIGAGLAKTSYIRQRDLEFSAKNIPRKTLINQLEETIATVETGLNNVTEEQLIGDFPIVIWDKPSNMAFILIHLATHLNYHLGQVNYHRRLLDS, translated from the coding sequence ATGACCATTGCAGCATTACAATCGCTCTTTAAAAGAGATTTGGAAAAACTGAAAAATGAAGTGGAGCTTTATACTTCAGAAGAAAATCTTTGGCGGATCGACAAGTCCATTACCAATTCAGCTGGAAATTTATGCCTGCATATCATAGGAAACCTTAATGCCTTTATTGGGGCTGGATTGGCCAAAACTTCCTATATACGACAGCGCGATTTGGAGTTTTCCGCAAAAAATATTCCTAGAAAAACACTTATAAACCAACTGGAAGAAACTATCGCAACAGTTGAAACTGGACTAAATAATGTTACAGAGGAGCAATTAATAGGCGATTTTCCCATTGTAATTTGGGACAAACCTTCTAATATGGCGTTCATCTTGATCCATTTGGCAACCCACCTAAATTACCACCTTGGACAAGTAAACTATCACAGAAGATTGCTCGACAGCTAA
- a CDS encoding nitrate/nitrite transporter, with protein MKPSKIILPIIVVSQFCCTSLWFAGNGVMHNLVATFGLNESALGHLTSAVQFGFIVGTLLFAFLSIADRFSPSKVFLSCAVLGALFNLGVIWEGNSLASILVFRFCTGFFLAGIYPVGMKIAADYFEKGLGKSLGYLVGALVVGTAFPHLLKEMTHAFPWKSVLVGTSSLAVLGGVLMVSLIPDGPYRKPSQKLHLSAFLTVFQNGKFRSAAFGYFGHMWELYAFWAFVPLMLKTYAAVHPATNFNIPLLSFLIIAIGGLACVLGGYLAQALDTKRVAIMALLLSGICCLISPLLFAQTSGIIFVAFLLFWGMVVIADSPLFSTLVAQNAVPELKGTALTIVNCVGFAITIVSIQLLNFLLTSTSSHSIYMVLALGPILGLWALSKKSKADFE; from the coding sequence ATGAAACCCTCCAAAATCATACTCCCCATCATAGTGGTGTCCCAGTTTTGCTGCACATCGCTTTGGTTTGCTGGGAATGGGGTCATGCACAATCTCGTGGCCACTTTTGGGCTTAACGAAAGTGCCTTGGGGCATTTGACCTCGGCAGTGCAGTTTGGGTTTATTGTGGGCACCTTACTTTTTGCCTTTTTATCCATTGCGGATCGGTTTTCCCCATCCAAAGTATTTTTGTCCTGTGCGGTATTGGGAGCCCTATTCAATCTGGGGGTGATTTGGGAAGGGAATTCATTGGCAAGCATCCTCGTATTCCGATTTTGCACCGGTTTTTTTCTGGCAGGCATCTATCCCGTAGGGATGAAAATCGCTGCTGATTACTTTGAAAAGGGGCTCGGCAAATCCCTTGGCTATTTGGTGGGTGCATTGGTCGTCGGTACCGCATTCCCCCATTTATTAAAAGAGATGACCCATGCCTTTCCCTGGAAATCAGTTTTAGTGGGCACCTCATCGCTGGCCGTATTGGGCGGAGTATTGATGGTAAGCTTGATTCCCGATGGTCCTTATCGTAAACCAAGTCAAAAACTGCACTTATCCGCTTTTTTAACAGTATTCCAAAATGGCAAATTCCGTTCGGCAGCCTTTGGCTATTTCGGACACATGTGGGAACTATACGCCTTTTGGGCTTTTGTGCCCCTAATGCTAAAAACGTATGCCGCGGTGCACCCTGCTACCAACTTCAACATTCCGTTGCTGTCGTTTTTGATCATTGCCATCGGCGGATTGGCTTGCGTATTGGGCGGATATTTGGCACAGGCTCTAGATACCAAACGTGTTGCCATTATGGCGCTCCTTCTTTCCGGAATATGCTGTTTAATTTCACCATTGCTATTTGCCCAAACCTCGGGAATCATATTTGTAGCTTTTCTTCTTTTCTGGGGGATGGTGGTTATTGCAGACTCGCCCTTATTTTCCACATTGGTGGCCCAAAATGCAGTACCAGAGCTTAAGGGCACCGCCCTAACGATTGTAAACTGCGTGGGATTTGCCATTACCATTGTCAGCATTCAATTGCTTAATTTCCTTCTGACTTCAACCTCATCCCATAGCATTTATATGGTATTGGCCTTAGGTCCCATTTTGGGTTTATGGGCTTTATCGAAAAAAAGTAAAGCAGATTTTGAGTGA
- a CDS encoding lipocalin family protein, with product MKKLVFIVFVIVLLFSCQTKSKIEGNWVLAYYQTISNKDTFRLNECQFISIDKDTLRYLNCQRSNVGDTPFLSSGKYQRQGNQIYFNNDIDNSFKIITINSDSLVLENNNNDNSYTFIYKKLPSHYKGSNWNPSNKNYQFIGNNGKAHLEFINDSLMLEYNLKTELYVSKKWWLEEFENYNFLILNQIDALQPILIDSIDNEFVYISTYDTNVNNYLLKKFPKKDITAKIRGNWKLLKSGLPPPPPESLIFQFEKFQVISDSIFAGDSRIPFKEKWIQTGDGRNILFQIKKSKYWRHWKIIKLKQDTLVLDMPDIFVLDSPGMPDRIRRIRTYVRD from the coding sequence ATGAAAAAGTTAGTTTTTATAGTTTTTGTAATCGTCCTATTATTTTCTTGCCAAACTAAATCTAAAATTGAAGGAAACTGGGTCTTAGCCTATTATCAAACTATCAGTAACAAGGACACATTTAGGCTAAATGAGTGTCAATTTATTTCTATAGACAAGGATACATTAAGATATCTTAATTGTCAAAGGAGCAATGTTGGTGATACTCCCTTCCTATCTTCGGGTAAATATCAGAGGCAAGGAAACCAAATATATTTTAATAACGATATTGACAATTCTTTTAAAATCATTACTATCAACTCAGATAGTTTGGTTTTGGAAAACAATAACAACGATAACTCCTACACCTTTATTTATAAGAAGCTACCATCTCATTATAAAGGCTCTAATTGGAATCCATCAAATAAGAACTACCAATTTATAGGAAACAACGGAAAGGCCCATTTAGAATTCATAAACGATTCATTGATGTTAGAATATAATTTAAAGACAGAGTTATATGTCTCAAAGAAATGGTGGTTGGAAGAATTCGAAAATTACAACTTCCTTATTTTAAATCAAATTGATGCACTTCAGCCAATTTTAATTGACTCCATTGATAATGAATTTGTATACATCTCCACTTATGATACTAATGTTAACAACTATCTTCTAAAAAAGTTCCCGAAAAAAGACATTACAGCAAAAATTCGAGGGAACTGGAAACTATTAAAATCAGGTCTTCCTCCACCACCACCTGAAAGTTTAATTTTCCAGTTCGAAAAATTTCAGGTAATATCAGATTCCATATTTGCTGGTGATTCCAGAATTCCCTTTAAAGAAAAATGGATACAAACTGGAGATGGTAGAAACATCTTATTCCAAATAAAAAAATCAAAATATTGGAGACATTGGAAAATAATTAAGCTAAAGCAGGACACTTTAGTTTTGGATATGCCAGACATATTTGTACTGGATTCTCCAGGAATGCCTGATAGGATTAGGAGGATTAGAACTTATGTGAGAGATTGA
- the polA gene encoding DNA polymerase I codes for MSEQKRLFLLDAYALIFRGYYALIKNPRINSKGMDTSAIMGFINSLFDVIKREQPDHLAVAFDKGGSVERTELFEAYKANRDETPDAIKIAVPYIQQILKAMKIPIVELEGYEADDLIGTIAKQAEKENYKVFMVTPDKDFGQLVSENIFMYRPARMGNGIEIWGIPEVQKRFGVKRPEQVIDYLGMMGDASDNIPGLPGVGDKTAKKFLEQFDSLEGLLSNTDQLKGKMKEKVEENAELGRLSRQLAEIKTDCDVKFHAEDYEMCPPDAEEVQKIFEELEFRRLREQFVKIFSGEVEPTTQVTSTETAKQEAKVAGSGQFTLFGGDPTEAAATIKDVSGRRTIADVEHFYQMVQPGLAMELFLKNLMNQTSVCFDTETTSINPLEAELVGIAFSWETGKGFYVPFPETKNDAMPLIEKLRPFFEAENIEKIGQNLKYDIKVMLNYGVEVKGKLFDTMLAHYLINPDMRHNMDVLSETYLNYTPVSITELIGKKGKNQLNMRQVPLEKQTEYAVEDADVTYQLAQKFRPELKEAKTDKLFEEIEVPLLRVLADMEREGINLDKEYLNDLSTALEKDIAALEKKIYEQAGEEFNIASPKQLGDILFGKLNLVDKPKKTKTGQYSTSEDVLSYLAKDHEIIKNVLDYRGLAKLKSTYVDALPNEVQEKTGRVHTDYMQTVAATGRLSSNNPNLQNIPIRTERGRQVRKAFIPRNENYVLLAADYSQIELRIIAALSEEDTMISAFKHGEDIHASTASKVFNVPIEEVTREQRSNAKTVNFGIIYGVSAFGLSNQTDLSRTEAKELIDTYYKTYPKLRNYISEQIDFARDHGYVQTILGRRRYLKDINAGNQVVRGAAERNAVNAPIQGSAADIIKIAMINIHKKLSEGKYQTKMLLQVHDELVFDCYKPELEEMKKLIKSEMENAYKLSVPLDVEVGIGENWLEAH; via the coding sequence ATGTCTGAACAAAAACGCCTTTTTCTCCTTGATGCCTACGCCCTAATTTTTCGTGGATACTATGCCTTGATCAAAAATCCACGGATCAATTCCAAAGGGATGGACACTTCCGCCATTATGGGCTTCATAAACTCCCTTTTTGATGTCATCAAACGCGAACAACCCGATCATTTGGCGGTGGCTTTCGACAAAGGAGGCAGTGTGGAACGTACCGAACTTTTTGAAGCCTACAAAGCCAATCGGGATGAAACCCCGGATGCAATCAAGATAGCCGTACCCTACATTCAACAGATTTTAAAAGCTATGAAAATTCCTATTGTGGAATTGGAAGGCTACGAGGCGGATGACCTCATCGGAACCATTGCCAAACAGGCTGAAAAGGAAAATTACAAGGTTTTTATGGTCACGCCCGACAAGGATTTTGGGCAGTTGGTCAGTGAAAATATCTTTATGTACCGACCCGCTCGAATGGGCAACGGTATTGAAATTTGGGGTATTCCCGAAGTGCAAAAACGCTTTGGGGTGAAACGTCCAGAGCAGGTGATCGACTACTTGGGAATGATGGGTGACGCCAGTGACAATATTCCCGGATTGCCCGGTGTGGGGGACAAGACCGCCAAAAAATTCTTGGAACAATTCGATTCCTTGGAAGGCTTGTTGAGCAACACGGACCAATTGAAGGGAAAAATGAAGGAAAAGGTGGAAGAAAATGCCGAGCTGGGTCGACTTTCCCGCCAATTGGCCGAAATAAAGACGGATTGCGACGTAAAATTCCATGCCGAAGACTACGAAATGTGTCCGCCCGATGCCGAAGAAGTACAGAAAATCTTTGAGGAACTGGAGTTTCGAAGATTGCGGGAACAATTCGTGAAAATATTTTCCGGCGAGGTGGAACCCACCACCCAAGTGACCAGCACCGAGACTGCCAAACAAGAGGCCAAAGTGGCCGGAAGTGGGCAGTTTACCCTGTTTGGAGGTGACCCTACCGAAGCTGCGGCCACTATCAAGGACGTAAGCGGCCGTAGGACCATCGCCGATGTTGAACATTTTTACCAAATGGTTCAGCCAGGGTTGGCCATGGAATTGTTTTTGAAAAATTTAATGAATCAGACCTCCGTCTGTTTTGATACTGAAACCACATCGATCAACCCTCTGGAAGCCGAATTGGTCGGCATTGCTTTTAGTTGGGAAACAGGCAAGGGCTTTTATGTTCCTTTTCCAGAGACAAAAAACGATGCCATGCCCCTTATTGAAAAGCTGCGCCCCTTCTTTGAAGCGGAGAACATTGAAAAGATTGGGCAGAACTTAAAGTACGACATCAAAGTAATGCTCAACTACGGCGTGGAGGTCAAAGGCAAGCTGTTCGATACCATGCTGGCACACTACCTCATCAACCCCGATATGCGCCACAATATGGACGTACTTTCGGAAACTTATCTCAATTACACTCCGGTTTCCATTACAGAACTCATCGGTAAAAAAGGAAAGAACCAGTTGAACATGCGTCAGGTGCCTTTGGAAAAACAAACGGAATATGCTGTGGAGGATGCCGATGTCACCTATCAATTGGCGCAAAAGTTCAGACCCGAGCTAAAGGAAGCCAAAACCGACAAACTTTTTGAAGAAATTGAAGTTCCGTTACTTCGTGTTTTGGCCGATATGGAACGGGAGGGTATCAATTTGGATAAAGAATATTTGAACGACCTCTCCACCGCACTGGAAAAAGACATCGCAGCGTTAGAAAAGAAAATTTACGAGCAAGCTGGGGAGGAATTTAATATTGCCTCACCCAAACAGTTGGGCGATATCCTTTTCGGTAAATTGAATTTGGTGGACAAACCCAAAAAGACCAAAACAGGGCAGTATTCCACTTCGGAGGATGTACTTTCCTACTTGGCCAAGGACCATGAAATCATTAAAAATGTATTGGACTACCGTGGATTGGCCAAACTAAAAAGTACCTACGTTGATGCGCTACCCAATGAGGTACAGGAAAAAACGGGTCGGGTGCACACAGACTATATGCAAACGGTAGCTGCTACAGGCCGATTGAGCAGCAACAATCCCAATTTGCAGAACATCCCCATCCGAACGGAGCGGGGTCGGCAGGTACGGAAGGCGTTTATCCCTCGGAATGAAAACTACGTTTTGCTCGCTGCGGATTATTCCCAGATTGAACTGCGCATCATTGCGGCCTTGAGTGAAGAGGACACCATGATTTCCGCTTTTAAACATGGAGAGGACATCCACGCTTCCACGGCATCCAAAGTATTTAATGTGCCTATTGAAGAAGTGACCCGAGAGCAACGGAGCAATGCCAAAACCGTCAATTTTGGGATTATATATGGGGTTTCCGCCTTTGGGTTGAGCAACCAAACAGACTTGAGCCGTACTGAGGCCAAGGAACTTATCGATACGTATTACAAGACCTATCCCAAATTGCGCAATTACATCAGTGAGCAGATAGATTTTGCCCGAGACCACGGCTATGTGCAGACCATTTTGGGCCGCCGCCGCTACTTAAAGGACATCAATGCAGGCAACCAAGTGGTTCGGGGGGCCGCGGAACGAAACGCCGTGAATGCGCCCATTCAAGGGAGTGCAGCGGACATCATAAAGATTGCGATGATCAATATCCATAAAAAGCTATCCGAAGGAAAGTACCAAACCAAAATGCTGTTGCAGGTACACGATGAATTGGTTTTTGATTGCTACAAACCCGAGTTGGAAGAGATGAAAAAACTCATTAAATCCGAAATGGAAAATGCTTATAAACTCTCCGTACCCTTGGATGTAGAAGTGGGCATTGGAGAGAATTGGCTGGAAGCGCATTAG
- a CDS encoding isoaspartyl peptidase/L-asparaginase family protein, whose product MKRRKFLKNSSLTTVGIVSASALTSCKTENKTEETVVPPTEPIKPIVVCTWNFHNATSKAWEVLSKGGNALDAVEQGVMVEEADETNETVGKGGRPDRDGNVTLDACIMDKDGNCGSVVYLQNIVHPVSVARKVMEETPHILLAGKGAEKFAYEQGFEKEDLLTESTRQQYQEWLKTSKYETTINIENHDTIGMLAIDANGDISGACTTSGMAYKVAGRVGDSPIIGAGLYVDNEVGGATATGVGEEVIRTVGSFLIVELMRQGKSPQEACEEGVKRIMKKNEGRKDFQIGFLAINKNGETGGYCVHPGFTYREYSEKGHENRQVKSFYS is encoded by the coding sequence GTGAAGCGACGCAAATTCCTTAAAAATTCCAGCCTAACCACGGTTGGAATCGTATCGGCCTCTGCCCTAACCTCCTGCAAGACCGAAAACAAAACTGAAGAAACGGTTGTGCCTCCAACGGAACCCATAAAGCCCATTGTGGTCTGTACATGGAACTTCCACAATGCCACCAGCAAGGCTTGGGAAGTGTTAAGCAAAGGTGGTAATGCATTGGATGCCGTGGAACAAGGTGTTATGGTGGAAGAAGCCGATGAAACCAATGAAACTGTAGGTAAAGGTGGCAGACCTGACCGTGATGGAAATGTTACGTTGGATGCCTGCATTATGGACAAAGACGGCAATTGTGGCTCGGTGGTCTACCTTCAGAACATAGTACATCCTGTTTCTGTGGCCCGGAAAGTGATGGAAGAAACACCACACATCTTACTAGCGGGCAAGGGCGCTGAAAAATTTGCCTATGAACAGGGCTTTGAAAAAGAAGACCTGTTGACCGAAAGTACGCGACAACAATACCAAGAGTGGTTGAAAACTTCAAAGTACGAGACCACCATCAACATAGAAAACCACGATACGATTGGTATGTTGGCCATTGACGCTAATGGTGATATTTCCGGGGCCTGTACTACCAGTGGAATGGCGTATAAAGTGGCTGGTAGAGTTGGCGATTCCCCCATTATTGGCGCAGGATTGTATGTGGATAATGAAGTTGGCGGTGCTACCGCTACTGGTGTGGGCGAGGAAGTCATCCGTACTGTTGGTAGTTTTTTGATCGTGGAACTGATGCGACAAGGAAAAAGCCCACAAGAAGCCTGTGAAGAAGGGGTAAAACGCATCATGAAGAAAAATGAAGGTCGGAAAGATTTCCAGATCGGCTTTTTGGCCATCAACAAAAATGGAGAAACCGGCGGATACTGCGTCCATCCGGGATTTACCTACCGAGAATACAGTGAAAAAGGGCACGAGAACCGACAAGTGAAGAGTTTTTACAGTTAG